The nucleotide sequence AGGTCCTCGTCGCCGCTCAGGGGCACCGGCACCTGCAAGCGGATAACGCTGGCGTCGATGTACTTCTGGCCCTGGCGCCGGGCAACCGAGACGCGGTGGTTGCCGTCCTTGACGAAGTAGCGCCCGCCCACTTCGTAGACCTGAATCGGCGGCAGTTCCTTGCCCTGAAGCTGCGCCGAGCGCACGCCGATCCAGCGTTCGTCGAGGTGCTTTTCACGCGGCAGATAGTGACGGTCGAACTCGCGGTAGCGGTCCACCGACCCGATGATGCGGTCCACCTCGATGGGCTGCACACCGAGCTGATGCTCCCCCTCGGGCGACAGGTACTTGACCCAGTCGAAGGGCAGCAACTCGGCGGGCGTGCGGCGCAACACCGCCAGAAACCCGCGCACGTCGCTCATCAGGCGGGCGCGTTCGACTTCCTGTTTGGCCTGCTCTCGTTTGTCGGCAGCATTCATGACGACCGTCTCCTCGACGGGGCGAGCCTGGGTGTGGGGGAAAAGAAAGCCCCGGCTTGGTGTTCAGAGTACACCTTCGGCCCTATCAAGACTCTGACTGGGGGCAAAACTCTGACCCGTGGCAAGACTCTGGCCTCTGGCAAAACTCTGGCGCGGCCCCGTCTTATGCGGATTCCGATTGAATCTGGTAGTTTCAGATTCAATCCGACTTGCAAAGCTGCGCAGCAGAGCGGATGCGAGTAGGAAAAAATACGGATTCCGCGATATGGATGCACAGGCGGCGCTTTCCCGACTGTGCAGGAATGAAGCGGAATCCGTATTAACCCTCTGCTCTCCCCCGGTTCATCCCGGCCCGGCTCCGGCGCGGTCTAGTGGCAGGATGCTCGGCAAATTCTTCAAAAAACCGGCGGACGACATGGGCGGGCGCGTGCCCCCCGGTCAGGCGCTGACCACCCGTTTTCCGGTGCTGACCTACGGCCCGGCGCAGCACTACGCCCCGGAGGAGGTGCAGCTCCGCGTCACCGGACTGGCGCAGCCGCGCACCTTCGGCTGGGACGAGTTGCTGGCGCTGCCGCAGACCACGCTGGAGTGCGACATCCACTGCGTGACCCACTGGAGCAAGCTGGGCACCACCTGGACCGGCGTGCGGGTGACCGACCTGCTGGCGCTGCTCGACCTCGACCCGCGCGCCACCCACGTCATGCAGCGCAGCGTGGGCGGCTACAGCACCAACCTGTCCCTAGACGACTTCGCCCGGCCTGAGAACCTGCTGGCCCACACCTTCGGCGGCGAGCCGCTGACGCCCGAGCACGGGGGACCGCTGCGGACAGTGGTTCCACATCTGTATTTCTGGAAATCCGCCAAATGGGTCACCGAACTCGAATTCATGGCGGGCGACGCCCCCGGATTCTGGGAAAAAAACGGCTACCACATGCGCGGCGACCCCTTCAAAGAGCAGCGGTACGACGATGACTGAACCCAGTCCCCAGAAATCCAGTCCCCCGAAATCCAGTCCCCCGAACGTGCCCGACCTGACCGGCGGCGGCGAATACCTCGTGCCCGACGTGCTGGAACCGGGCCTGACGCTGGTGCTGGTGGGCACGGCCCCGAGCGGCATCAGTGCGCGGGCGCGGGCCTACTACGCCAACCCCGAAAACAAGTTCTGGCGCACGCTGCACGCGGTGGGCCTTACCCCCCGGCAACTCGCGCCGCAGGAGTACGCGACCCTGCCGCGCTACGGCCTGGGCCTGACCGACGTCGCCAAGCGCCACAGCGGGGTGGACGCGGCGCTGCCCGGCGAGGCGTGGCGCCCCGACGAACTGCGGAGCAAGGTGGAGCACTACCGCCCCCGCATCGTGGCGTTTACCAGCAAGCGCGGCGCTTCCGAAACGCTGGGCCTGCCCACCGGCAAACTGCCCTACGGCCCGCAGATACCGCCGCTGGGCTGGCCGGGGGGGTCCGAACTGTGGGTGCTGCCCTCGACGAGTCCGCTGGGGCACACCCATTTCCGCATCGAACCCTGGCAGGCGCTGGCCGACCGGGTGCGCGAGCTGCGCGGGAACCCGGAGGCGGGAAGGGACGTACTGTAGGCAATGGAACCGCGTCCGCCCCTGACTTCACCTTCTCCCCGCACCGTCGCCGATTCGCCTCAGGGTCTGCCCGAGGAAACGCGGGCGGGGCGCGGCCTGTCCTCTGCCCCGCCTGCCGGGGCGGGCGACGATTCGTGGGACAGTATCGAAAGCAGCGCGGCCCGCTGGCAACGCGCCAAACGGGTGGGCCGTCAGGTCGGCGGGCAGGTGGCGCGGCGCGGTGTCAGCCTCGCCGTGCTGCTGCTGCTGGCGGGGCTGGGCACCCTGCTGCTGCTGGGCGTGCTGCTCGTGCTGGGCATCGGCGTGGCGAACGGCAGCGCCCCGGCGGGATGGCTGCTGGCAACCGCGCTGCTGGGCGTGCTGGGGCTGCTGTGGACGGGCTGGAAAGCGGCTCGCCTGCTGCGCACCCCCCTGACCCTGCCCCCCGCCGCCGCGAGTGCCGAGGAAAACGACCTGCTGCGGCTGCTGCGCCAGCACGAGCGTGCGCTGCCGCCCGCCACGCGCCCCGCCCTGCACGCCACCGTCATCGCCACCCGCGACGCGCTGCGGGCCACCGCCGGAGACACCACGCTCTCCCGCGCCGCTTTCGACGCGCGGCAGGCGGCGCGGGAAGACCTGCCGGACCTGCTCACGGCGTACCGGGCGCTGCCGGACCCCACCGCAAACGAGGCGGCTCTGCTTGATCAGTTGCGGCTGATCGAGCAAAGGATGGTCGAGGTCCGGCATGAACGGACCCCCGCCCAGCAACGCACGCTGGCGGCACACGGGCACTACCTCACGGACAAGTACCGTAAGAATTCTGAGTGACGCCCTGCGCGAAAACAGGCGGCGCGGGTGCCCCCCTGTCCGGCGGCTCCCGACTTCTCCGGGCCACTCCCGCCCGCACCGTTCCCTGGGCTGGCCGTCCTGGCCTGTGCTCCTTCGTGGGTCGTTCGTATGTCTGTGTTTTTCCCTCTTCCCCTTCCAGTTCCAACCCCAGGCCCCGCGTGCTCCGGCCTCCGCCGCCACAGGGGAAACGGGGCCGTGCCCGGACAGGGCCGCCCACGCTGCCCGGCGGCCCTGTCCCGCCGTGCCGACCTGTCACGGCCCGGTAAGGGTCAACTTGGCCTAGAATGGTGTGAGGATTTTCACATTTCTGCCTCGAAGGTGGGGGTGTGTACCCGACAGCCGCCTTCTCCCCCTGTCACACGGGCAGTTGCTCCGATTCCTCTTCTTCCTGTTTACGCCTGCCTATGACTGCCTTTTCTCCTGCTCCACCGTCCGGGTTCCGCACCCGCGTCGCGCTGTACACCGAAGGCACCTACCCGCAGGCGCACGGCGGCGTGAGCGTGTGGGTCGACCAGCTCGTGCGCGGCCTGGGCGACCACCAGTTCGCGTTGCAGGCGATTTCGGGGCTGCCGTTTACCCGCACCGCGCTGGAGGTGCCCGGCAACGTGCAGGTCGAGCAGGTGCCGCTGTGGGGGCCGCCTCCGGGCAGCGCCGGCGGGCAGCGGTGGCGACAGGCCCGGCAGCGCAGTTTCGAGGGTGAGGTGCTGGCGGCTTACGAGGCGCTCTTGAGCGCTCTGTGCCGCCTCGACGTGTCCGCCTTTGCCGGGGCGCTGCGGCGCCTGAGCGACCTCGGGCAACGCGGCAGCCTGACCCCGGCGCTCGACAGTGCGCGGGCCGCGCAACTGACCCTCAACCTCTGGGACCGCGAGGCGCGCGCACTCGCCGCCCGGCGTGACCGCCTCAGCCCCCGGCTGCCGCGCCCCACGGTGGCCGAGGCGCTCGACGTGCAGATCTGGCTGGAACACGCCCTGCGCCCCCTGAGCAGCGTGCCGCCCGAAGCCGACGTGGGGCACGCGGTCAGCAACGGCTTCGCGGCGCTGCTGGCGCTGCACGGACGCTGGCAGCGCGGCACCCCCTTCGTGCTCACCGAACACGGCATCTACCTGCGCGAGCGCTACATCGAGTTTCGCCGCGCCGGGCACGCGCCGGGCTACAAGACGATGCTGCTGCGGTTTTACCGCCTGCTGTGCTCGGCGGCGTATCAGGACGCGGCGCTGGTGCTGCCCGGCTCGCACTACAACCGCCGCTGGGAAGAGCGGCTGGGCGCCGACCCCGACAAGATTCAGTGCGTGTACAACGGCATCGACCCCAGTATCTTTCCGCCCGCCGAGTCGGAACCCGCAGAGCCGGTGGTGAGCTGGGTGGGCCGGGTGGACCCCCTCAAGGACCTCGAAACCCTGATTCGCGCCTTCGACCTGGTGCGCCGCCGCCGCCCCGACGCCCGGCTGCGGCTGTTCGGCGGCACGCCCGCCGGAAACGAGGGCTACGAGCAGCACTGCCGACAGGTGGCGCGGGGCCTGAACCTCGACGGCATCGTCAGTTTCGAGGGCCGGGTGGACGACATCACCGACGCCTACCGCGCCGGGCAGGTGGTCGCCCTGACCAGCGTGAGCGAGGGCTTTCCGTACACGGTCATCGAGGCGATGGCGATGGGCCGCCCCCCGGTGGCGACGCGGGTGGGCGGGGTGCCCGAAGCGGTGGGCGACGCCGGGCTGATCGTGCGCCCGCGTGACGCGCTGGGGGTGGCGAACGCCCTGACCAAACTGCTCGGCGACGCGCCGCTGCGCCGGCAGCTCGGACAGGCCGCCCGCGCCCGGGTCATGGACCTCTTTACCCTCGACGGCTGCCTGGACGCCTACCGCCGCGCCTACCCGGTTGCCCGCGCCGCCCGGCTGCCGGGAGACACCGACCTGCCGGGGAACCTGCTGCCTGGCAACCTGGCACCGAGGAACCTGTGGTAAAAGGTCGGCCCTCCGAACCCCTGACCGGCTTCGACGTGCTGGCCGGGCGAGCCATGCCGGACCCGGCTGCGCCGCACCCCGACGACCTCGCCGAGTTGCCGCTGCCCGACAAGCTGCGCGAAGTGGACCTGACGCTGCGCCCGGACCGCGAGCGGGCGGTGGACGCGCTGGAACTCGCCGCCTACCTCGAAGCCGACGGCCTGAACGACGAGGGCCTGCGTGACCGCTACGGCGCGGGGGGCCTGTTTGCCGCCGCCGAATGGCTCTACGCGCAGCGCGGCACCGGGCGGGCGCTGGTGCGGCCCCGCCGGGAAGCGCCGCCGCGTTTTCCCTGGGAACTCGCGCAGCGCGGGCCGCTGTACCTGCTGCCGGGGCTGTGCGGGCTGCTCATCGCGCAGGCCACGCCCCCGGTGACCGGGCGGGCCTTCATGTTCGCGGCGGCCTTCGGCTGGGGCTACTCGCTGCTGATTGCCAGCGTGCGCTACGCCGAGCCGCTCGGCACGCCGGGGCGGGCGCTGCGGCTGACCCTGTGGCTGGGCGGCGCCTGCGGGCTGCTCGGCGGCGCCCTGAGCGCCCTGCTGTTTGCCGGGCAAGGCCCCGCCGACTGGCTGTGGGGCACGGCAATGGGCGGCGCGGTCGCCCTGGCCGGTTCCGCCGCCGGGGTCATGCTGGCGCTGGGCGAACGTGCTCAGGTGGCCGGGGCCTTTGCGCCCGCCCTGCTGCTCGGCGGCATGCTGTATGTCGTGCCGGGCGTGGAACTGGCGCTGGCGTCCCTCGCCGCCCTCGCCCTTTTTCCGGCGCTGCTGGCCCTGCGGGTGACGCGCGAGCCGGGCGACCTGCCCGCCCGCCTGGCCACCCTGCGCCCCGGCCTGGGGCTGGCGGCCTACGGCTGGGCGCTCGCCGCCGCCTTTGCCGAACTGAGCCTGCGGCTGGGCGGCTGGGCCTTGCTGCCGCTGGTCCTCAGCGCCGGGGTGCTGGAAGCCGGGGTGTGGAACGCGCAGCAGGGCCTGCAATACGTGGCCCGGCAGCAGGGCAGCTTCACCCTGCTGGTGCGCCGGGGCGCGGCGCGGGTGCTGGGCACGGCGCTGGCCTACGCCCTGGGCCTGCTCGCCGTGTTCGCGCTGGTGGCCGGGGTGCGCTGGGCCTGGCCTGACCTCCTGCCCACCGCCAGGGAGCTTGGCCGCACCGCGCTGCTCACCGTGCCCGCTTTCGGCGCCGCGCTGCTGCTCAGCACCTGGCTCGCCAACCAGCGGCGCGAGCGCTGGCTGCTCGCCTTCTGGCTGGGTTTCGGCGGGCTGCTGGTGCTGGGGGTGTCCCCCCCCAGGCTCTCGCTGCTTGCGGCGCTCGCACTGATTCCGCCCACCCTTCTCGCCCTGTATGACCTCCGGAGTTACCGATGAACCACACTGACCTGTCCGTCCCCGCTGCTCCTTCTGCTGGCCGCCCCCTGGTGGCCGTGACCGGCGCCGACGGCTTTATCGGCTCGCACCTCACCGAAGACCTCGTGCGGGCGGGCTACCGCGTGCGGGCGATGGCGATCTACAACTCGCAGGGCAGCTCCGGCTGGCTCGACACCGTGCCCGCCGAGGTCATGGAACACGTCGAAGTGCAGCTCGGGGACGTGCGCGACGCGGGCAGCGTGCGGGCGCTGATGCGGGACGCCCAGACCGTGTACCACCTCGCCGCACTGATCGCCATTCCCTATTCCTACGTGGCGCCGCGCTCGTACGTGGAAACGAACATCACCGGCACCCTGAACGTGCTGGAAGCCGCCCGCGACCTCGGCACCGGGCGCGTGGTCCACACCTCGACCTCCGAGGTCTACGGCACCGCCCGCAGCGTGCCCATCCACGAGTCTCACCCCTTGCAGGGCCAGTCGCCCTACTCGGCCACCAAAATCGGCGCCGACAAGCTGGCCGAAAGCTACTTCCTCAGCTTCGGGCTGCCGGTGGTCACGCTGCGGCCCTTCAACACCTACGGCCCGCGCCAGTCGGCCCGCGCGGTCATTCCCACCATCATCTCGCAGCTCGCCGCCGGGCGCCGCGAAGTCAAGCTCGGGGACCTGCGCCCCACCCGCGACTTCAACTATGTCGCTGACACCGCCCGCGCCTTCCGTGCGGTGGGCGAGGCGGGGCCGGACGTGCTGGGCCGCACCCTCAACGCCGGGTCGGGGCGTGAAATCAGCGTGGGCGACACGGTCCGGCTGATTGCGCAGGTCATGGGCAAAGAGGTGGAGGTCCAGCAGGACGACCAGCGCCTGCGCCCCGAAGGCAGCGAGGTGATGCGCCTGCTCGCCGACCACCGCGAGTTGCAGTCGCTCACCGGCTGGCAGCCCCAGGTCACGCTCGAAGAGGGCCTGAAGCGCACCGCCGAGTGGTTTACCGACGCTGGCAACCTCGCCCGCTACCGCGTGGACCAGTACACCATCTGAAGTGGAGGGGGAAGGGGCGAGGGGAAAAGATGAAA is from Deinococcus wulumuqiensis R12 and encodes:
- a CDS encoding mismatch-specific DNA-glycosylase; its protein translation is MTEPSPQKSSPPKSSPPNVPDLTGGGEYLVPDVLEPGLTLVLVGTAPSGISARARAYYANPENKFWRTLHAVGLTPRQLAPQEYATLPRYGLGLTDVAKRHSGVDAALPGEAWRPDELRSKVEHYRPRIVAFTSKRGASETLGLPTGKLPYGPQIPPLGWPGGSELWVLPSTSPLGHTHFRIEPWQALADRVRELRGNPEAGRDVL
- the pelF gene encoding GT4 family glycosyltransferase PelF, encoding MTAFSPAPPSGFRTRVALYTEGTYPQAHGGVSVWVDQLVRGLGDHQFALQAISGLPFTRTALEVPGNVQVEQVPLWGPPPGSAGGQRWRQARQRSFEGEVLAAYEALLSALCRLDVSAFAGALRRLSDLGQRGSLTPALDSARAAQLTLNLWDREARALAARRDRLSPRLPRPTVAEALDVQIWLEHALRPLSSVPPEADVGHAVSNGFAALLALHGRWQRGTPFVLTEHGIYLRERYIEFRRAGHAPGYKTMLLRFYRLLCSAAYQDAALVLPGSHYNRRWEERLGADPDKIQCVYNGIDPSIFPPAESEPAEPVVSWVGRVDPLKDLETLIRAFDLVRRRRPDARLRLFGGTPAGNEGYEQHCRQVARGLNLDGIVSFEGRVDDITDAYRAGQVVALTSVSEGFPYTVIEAMAMGRPPVATRVGGVPEAVGDAGLIVRPRDALGVANALTKLLGDAPLRRQLGQAARARVMDLFTLDGCLDAYRRAYPVARAARLPGDTDLPGNLLPGNLAPRNLW
- a CDS encoding NAD-dependent 4,6-dehydratase LegB, coding for MNHTDLSVPAAPSAGRPLVAVTGADGFIGSHLTEDLVRAGYRVRAMAIYNSQGSSGWLDTVPAEVMEHVEVQLGDVRDAGSVRALMRDAQTVYHLAALIAIPYSYVAPRSYVETNITGTLNVLEAARDLGTGRVVHTSTSEVYGTARSVPIHESHPLQGQSPYSATKIGADKLAESYFLSFGLPVVTLRPFNTYGPRQSARAVIPTIISQLAAGRREVKLGDLRPTRDFNYVADTARAFRAVGEAGPDVLGRTLNAGSGREISVGDTVRLIAQVMGKEVEVQQDDQRLRPEGSEVMRLLADHRELQSLTGWQPQVTLEEGLKRTAEWFTDAGNLARYRVDQYTI
- a CDS encoding sulfite oxidase-like oxidoreductase, encoding MLGKFFKKPADDMGGRVPPGQALTTRFPVLTYGPAQHYAPEEVQLRVTGLAQPRTFGWDELLALPQTTLECDIHCVTHWSKLGTTWTGVRVTDLLALLDLDPRATHVMQRSVGGYSTNLSLDDFARPENLLAHTFGGEPLTPEHGGPLRTVVPHLYFWKSAKWVTELEFMAGDAPGFWEKNGYHMRGDPFKEQRYDDD